One genomic segment of Synechocystis sp. LKSZ1 includes these proteins:
- a CDS encoding phosphate ABC transporter substrate-binding protein: protein MAQKNNNEALILILAFALTGGLVGAGIWWFFQQSKTSVSDITPLPSPGKLSPPPSPMAVTALPEPAQVAPGTTVRIDGSTSMVNVNEALKKSFQQAFAGTAVETNAQGSDKGILLLLTGKIDLAASSRPLSPEEQAQGLVAVPITQDQIAIVVGRDNPFQQGLTLNQVQGIFQGKLTNWQQVGGPDATIAVINRPAISGTHQIFKHLALQEQNFGTTPNIQTLERDATTPILRMLGQHGISYATYVQVARQQTARILPIDDRLPGDRAYPLQRELYYIYKSPPSPAVKAFLGYATSPKGQATLTNLE, encoded by the coding sequence ATGGCTCAAAAAAATAACAACGAAGCACTCATTCTGATTCTGGCCTTTGCCCTGACTGGGGGCTTGGTGGGGGCCGGCATTTGGTGGTTTTTTCAACAGTCTAAGACGAGTGTCTCCGATATTACTCCGCTACCAAGTCCGGGTAAGCTTTCTCCCCCTCCTTCTCCCATGGCCGTGACCGCCCTCCCAGAACCGGCTCAGGTTGCCCCCGGCACCACCGTTAGGATTGATGGCTCCACTAGTATGGTGAACGTCAATGAGGCCCTGAAAAAAAGCTTCCAACAAGCCTTTGCCGGTACTGCCGTTGAGACCAATGCCCAGGGGTCGGACAAGGGGATTCTCTTACTTTTGACGGGAAAAATCGACCTAGCCGCTAGCTCCCGACCCCTCAGCCCGGAAGAACAGGCCCAGGGCCTGGTAGCCGTCCCGATTACCCAAGACCAGATTGCCATTGTGGTTGGCCGGGATAACCCTTTCCAGCAGGGCCTGACCTTAAACCAAGTCCAGGGCATTTTCCAGGGTAAGCTGACCAATTGGCAACAAGTGGGGGGGCCTGATGCCACCATTGCCGTGATCAACCGCCCGGCTATCAGTGGTACTCATCAAATCTTTAAGCACTTGGCCCTGCAAGAGCAAAATTTTGGCACGACCCCCAATATCCAAACCCTAGAACGGGATGCCACAACCCCGATCCTGAGAATGCTGGGCCAGCACGGCATTAGCTACGCCACCTATGTCCAAGTCGCCCGTCAACAAACCGCCCGTATTCTCCCCATTGATGACCGTCTGCCGGGAGACCGCGCTTATCCCCTCCAGCGGGAATTGTACTATATCTATAAAAGTCCGCCATCTCCTGCGGTCAAGGCCTTTCTCGGCTACGCCACTTCTCCCAAGGGCCAGGCAACCCTCACCAATTTGGAATAG
- a CDS encoding DUF2839 domain-containing protein has product MGESKRRQVALGDQYGQDKRVVAWLPLTQRQANDFYRWTTRGAWIGIGAMVVIWVTVRFIGPALGWWTVQP; this is encoded by the coding sequence ATGGGTGAATCAAAACGTCGTCAAGTGGCCCTGGGTGACCAGTACGGACAAGACAAACGGGTTGTTGCTTGGCTCCCGCTAACCCAGCGTCAGGCCAATGACTTTTATCGCTGGACGACGCGCGGGGCCTGGATTGGCATCGGGGCCATGGTTGTGATTTGGGTAACGGTTCGCTTTATTGGCCCGGCCCTGGGCTGGTGGACAGTACAACCCTAG
- a CDS encoding type II CAAX endopeptidase family protein: protein MKRALLTVITLLSLVPFVLSLVHSLGELQVQPELELAQTNLVLEAMAGSAESSLEQRLPSWMLTETSYPSALAQYEKSLTELQAYHRQLAALANPSDPTPTNVAQAQQRQKSLQQNEKNQQSIHLRLGLLEAVQGRRDSAQDHWQAVITQDPSSPIAQTAQVLQQLWSNPPQVVSQAETLLTSQLSGWFQRQALQRLYGLEQQPAKQQALAQQTQAAARQALLKLALLSALPLAGGLLGVLLALGLLVQWFLKKDQAILAHNAHQAWETPWDWQIIWQVLAVGFLFLGQVALPLGFSFLHLNSQGLGLREKALFVLASYLALALGGLAVLYFSLRPYQPWPADWFTVQCSGRALFWGLGGYCVALPLVVLVSLLNQQIWQGQGGSNPLLTLALQAQDKWALAIFFVTASILAPIFEEIMFRGFLLPSLTRYISVSGAIVVSSFVFAIAHLNLSEVLPLAVLGAILGLVYSRSRNLLASITLHSLWNSGTLLSLFILGSGGSLSS, encoded by the coding sequence ATGAAACGCGCCCTTCTCACCGTTATCACTCTCTTATCGCTGGTTCCCTTTGTGCTTTCCCTAGTGCATAGCCTGGGGGAATTACAAGTCCAGCCGGAGCTAGAGCTGGCCCAAACCAATCTGGTACTAGAGGCCATGGCCGGATCAGCGGAATCGAGCTTAGAACAGCGGTTGCCATCCTGGATGCTGACCGAAACCTCCTATCCATCGGCCCTGGCCCAGTACGAAAAAAGCTTGACGGAACTCCAGGCCTACCATCGGCAACTAGCGGCCCTGGCCAATCCCTCCGACCCCACCCCGACGAACGTCGCCCAGGCCCAACAGCGCCAGAAAAGTCTCCAGCAAAATGAAAAAAATCAGCAATCGATCCACCTACGACTGGGATTGTTAGAAGCTGTCCAGGGCCGGCGAGACTCCGCTCAAGACCATTGGCAAGCCGTCATCACCCAGGATCCGAGTTCCCCCATTGCTCAAACCGCCCAGGTCCTGCAACAACTCTGGAGTAATCCTCCTCAGGTGGTCTCCCAGGCTGAAACCCTGTTAACGAGCCAACTATCTGGTTGGTTCCAACGGCAGGCCCTGCAACGCCTCTATGGCCTAGAACAACAGCCGGCTAAGCAACAGGCCCTTGCTCAACAGACACAAGCGGCAGCCCGCCAGGCTCTGCTCAAATTAGCCCTGCTCAGTGCCTTGCCCTTGGCCGGTGGCCTTCTAGGGGTTCTGTTGGCCCTAGGCCTCCTGGTACAGTGGTTTCTTAAAAAAGATCAAGCCATTCTGGCCCACAATGCCCATCAAGCCTGGGAAACGCCCTGGGATTGGCAAATTATTTGGCAGGTGTTGGCGGTGGGTTTTCTCTTTCTCGGCCAAGTGGCCCTGCCCCTGGGTTTTAGTTTTCTCCACCTTAATAGTCAGGGATTAGGCCTGCGGGAAAAGGCCCTGTTCGTCTTGGCCAGTTATTTGGCCCTCGCCTTAGGGGGTCTGGCGGTATTGTATTTTTCTCTGCGGCCCTACCAGCCCTGGCCAGCGGATTGGTTCACTGTGCAATGCAGTGGGAGGGCCTTATTTTGGGGTCTTGGTGGTTACTGTGTGGCCTTACCCTTGGTCGTGCTCGTTTCCCTGCTCAATCAACAGATCTGGCAGGGTCAAGGTGGCAGTAATCCCCTCCTGACCTTGGCCCTGCAGGCCCAGGATAAATGGGCCTTAGCTATCTTTTTTGTCACCGCTTCGATCCTGGCCCCCATCTTTGAGGAGATTATGTTTCGGGGCTTTCTCCTGCCGTCCTTAACCCGCTATATCTCTGTCAGTGGGGCCATTGTAGTTAGCAGTTTTGTCTTTGCAATTGCCCATCTAAATCTTTCGGAGGTGTTACCCTTGGCTGTGTTAGGGGCAATTCTGGGTCTGGTCTATAGCCGCTCCCGTAACCTCCTAGCTTCGATTACGCTCCACAGTTTATGGAACAGCGGCACGTTGCTCAGTCTCTTTATCCTGGGGAGTGGGGGTTCCCTCTCCAGCTAA
- the rpmB gene encoding 50S ribosomal protein L28, translating to MSRRCQLTGKQANNGFAVSHSHRRTKKLQEANLQWKRVWWAEGNRWVKLRLSTKAIKTLESKGLQAMAKEAGINLNHY from the coding sequence ATGTCTCGCCGTTGTCAGCTAACCGGCAAACAAGCCAATAATGGGTTTGCAGTCTCCCACTCCCATCGTCGCACGAAAAAATTACAGGAAGCCAACCTGCAATGGAAGCGGGTTTGGTGGGCAGAGGGCAATCGTTGGGTAAAACTGCGTCTCTCGACCAAGGCGATTAAAACCCTCGAAAGTAAAGGACTCCAGGCCATGGCCAAGGAAGCCGGGATTAATCTTAATCATTACTAA